In a single window of the Hoyosella subflava DQS3-9A1 genome:
- a CDS encoding ABC transporter ATP-binding protein, whose amino-acid sequence MTRPMAPATTPGNPNDRASQFVPTVRRLFRRLVPRKIALIAVLACTVTSVALNAIGPRILGWGTDIIFNGVIGRDLPAGLTRDEAVAQLRAEGRDTFADMVSGMTLVPGAGVDFSALARVLYLALAIYLVASLCAWASGYILNIVVQSVIRQLRTDVEAKVHRLPLVYFDRHQRGDMLSRVTNDIDNLSQSLQQTISQMLNSLLTVVAVLAMMVWISPLLAVIALLTVPAALVVTAIIMRRAQPHYAGQWRHTGKLNGHVEETHTGHELVLAYGREDDAQQVFDARNEQLQAAAFKAQFLSGLVMPMIQFLGNLNYVLVAVLGGMRVASGTMSLGEVQAFIQYSRQFTQPLSQLASMVSVLQSGVASAERVFELLDAEEETADPVDEQIVADPRGHVEFDRVSFRYLPGQPLIDDLSLTVEPGQMVAIVGPTGAGKTTLVNLLMRFYDIDSGSIRIDGIDTRRMSRAELRSRIGMVLQDTWLLGASIRDNIRYGADIIDDAAVIAAAKDSYVDRFTRTLPDGYDTVLDEESGNVSVGEQQLITIARAFVSEPQILILDEATSSVDTRTELLIQQAMARLRADRTAFVIAHRLSTIRDADVILVMEDGRIVEQGSHDDLIAARGAYHRLYMSQFAAAVTE is encoded by the coding sequence ATGACCAGGCCCATGGCGCCCGCCACCACACCGGGCAACCCGAACGACCGCGCCAGCCAGTTCGTGCCCACCGTGCGGCGCTTGTTTCGCCGGCTAGTGCCGCGCAAGATCGCCCTGATCGCTGTACTCGCCTGCACCGTCACGTCTGTCGCGCTGAACGCAATCGGCCCCCGCATCCTCGGCTGGGGCACCGACATCATCTTCAACGGTGTGATCGGACGCGATCTGCCCGCCGGGCTCACCCGTGACGAAGCGGTGGCGCAACTCCGCGCCGAGGGACGCGACACATTCGCGGACATGGTGTCCGGAATGACTCTTGTCCCCGGTGCAGGTGTCGACTTCAGCGCGCTGGCGCGGGTGCTGTACCTCGCGCTCGCGATCTACCTAGTGGCGTCGCTATGCGCCTGGGCATCCGGGTACATCCTGAACATCGTGGTGCAGAGCGTCATCCGCCAGTTGCGGACAGATGTGGAGGCGAAGGTGCATCGGCTGCCGCTGGTGTACTTTGACCGGCACCAGCGTGGCGACATGTTGAGCCGTGTCACCAACGACATCGACAATCTCTCACAGAGCTTGCAGCAGACGATCAGCCAGATGTTGAACTCGCTGCTCACAGTAGTCGCAGTGCTGGCGATGATGGTGTGGATATCACCCTTGCTCGCCGTGATCGCTCTATTAACGGTGCCAGCCGCGCTAGTAGTGACAGCAATCATCATGCGGCGGGCGCAGCCTCATTACGCGGGGCAGTGGCGTCACACCGGCAAACTCAACGGGCACGTTGAAGAGACGCATACGGGCCACGAACTCGTTCTCGCATACGGGCGGGAGGATGACGCACAGCAGGTGTTCGATGCGCGCAACGAGCAACTGCAGGCAGCGGCCTTCAAAGCGCAGTTCCTGTCCGGGCTTGTCATGCCGATGATCCAGTTCCTGGGAAACCTCAACTATGTTCTCGTCGCAGTGCTCGGCGGCATGCGTGTGGCCAGCGGGACGATGAGCCTCGGCGAGGTCCAGGCCTTCATCCAGTACTCACGGCAGTTCACGCAGCCGCTGTCGCAACTCGCGTCTATGGTGAGCGTCCTGCAGTCCGGCGTCGCCTCGGCTGAGCGGGTGTTCGAACTGCTCGACGCCGAAGAGGAAACCGCTGACCCGGTCGATGAGCAGATAGTCGCCGACCCGCGTGGACACGTCGAGTTCGACCGCGTGTCATTCCGGTACCTGCCCGGACAGCCGCTCATCGACGACCTGTCGCTGACAGTGGAGCCAGGGCAGATGGTCGCTATCGTCGGCCCTACCGGCGCGGGAAAGACGACGCTGGTGAACCTGTTGATGCGCTTCTACGACATCGATTCAGGATCGATCCGCATCGACGGTATCGACACCCGCCGAATGAGTCGCGCCGAATTGCGTTCCCGCATCGGAATGGTCCTGCAAGACACGTGGCTCCTCGGTGCGTCCATCAGAGACAACATCCGGTACGGAGCGGACATCATCGATGACGCTGCGGTGATCGCTGCGGCGAAAGACAGTTACGTTGACCGGTTCACACGCACACTGCCCGACGGGTACGACACGGTGCTCGATGAAGAGTCCGGAAACGTCAGCGTGGGGGAGCAGCAGCTCATCACGATCGCGCGGGCGTTCGTCTCAGAGCCGCAGATCCTGATCCTCGACGAGGCGACGTCGTCCGTGGATACCCGGACGGAACTGCTGATCCAGCAAGCGATGGCGCGGCTTCGCGCCGACCGCACAGCATTTGTGATCGCCCATCGGCTGTCCACCATTCGAGACGCTGACGTCATTCTCGTCATGGAGGACGGGCGCATCGTCGAACAAGGCTCCCACGACGACTTGATCGCAGCACGCGGCGCCTACCACCGGCTGTACATGAGTCAGTTCGCCGCGGCAGTCACGGAATAA
- a CDS encoding tartrate dehydrogenase, translating into MTTQRIAVIAGDGIGKEVVPAAIACLERIAELHTLDLRFTYFDWGSEYYLQHGRMMPVDGLEQLAAHQAIFLGAVGSPEVPDAESLWGLLIPIRREFQQYINLRPVKTLAGVASPLKAAQPIDLLIVRENNEGEYSEVGGRMYRGLPQETAVQETIFTRLGVSRVARYAASLAASRSGRLTSATKSNGIIHTMPFWDEIVAETARLYPEVSVTSELVDALAAHLVLKPWTFDVIVASNLLGDILSDLGSSVTGSIGLAPSANLNPEGEFPSLFEPVHGSAPDIAGKGLANPVGQIWSGAMMLEHLGHIEAATHLQSAFESALRDGLGTRDVGGPSSTAEFTSGVLSAIDTLAASQAYPTPSPVS; encoded by the coding sequence ATGACCACGCAGAGAATCGCAGTAATCGCCGGTGACGGCATCGGGAAAGAAGTGGTCCCCGCGGCGATCGCATGCTTGGAGCGAATCGCAGAACTTCATACTCTGGACTTGAGGTTCACGTATTTCGACTGGGGCTCCGAGTACTACCTTCAGCATGGCCGGATGATGCCCGTCGACGGGCTGGAGCAGCTCGCCGCACACCAGGCGATCTTTCTGGGGGCAGTTGGCTCACCAGAAGTGCCGGACGCAGAATCACTCTGGGGCTTGCTGATCCCCATCCGTCGGGAATTCCAGCAGTACATCAACCTTCGTCCCGTGAAAACTCTCGCTGGGGTCGCGTCGCCTCTTAAGGCTGCGCAGCCCATCGACCTCCTGATCGTCAGGGAGAACAACGAAGGGGAGTACTCGGAGGTCGGCGGTCGAATGTACCGTGGGCTGCCGCAGGAGACGGCAGTCCAAGAGACCATATTCACCCGACTCGGAGTCTCTCGGGTAGCGCGCTACGCTGCCTCTCTGGCGGCGTCCCGTTCGGGGCGGCTGACGTCAGCCACCAAGAGCAACGGAATTATCCACACCATGCCGTTCTGGGACGAGATCGTAGCCGAGACTGCCCGGCTGTATCCCGAGGTGAGTGTCACCAGTGAGCTCGTGGACGCCTTGGCGGCACATTTAGTCCTCAAACCCTGGACTTTCGATGTCATTGTTGCGTCTAATCTGCTGGGGGACATTCTTTCTGATCTTGGAAGCTCCGTCACCGGCTCCATCGGGTTGGCGCCCAGCGCCAACCTGAATCCGGAGGGCGAATTCCCGTCGCTGTTCGAGCCGGTGCACGGATCGGCTCCGGATATCGCGGGGAAGGGCCTGGCAAACCCGGTCGGACAGATCTGGTCAGGAGCGATGATGCTCGAACACCTCGGCCACATTGAGGCAGCGACCCACCTTCAGTCAGCGTTCGAGTCGGCCCTGCGAGACGGCCTCGGCACCCGTGACGTCGGAGGGCCATCGTCGACCGCGGAGTTCACGTCAGGTGTGCTGTCCGCCATCGATACCCTCGCCGCGAGCCAGGCGTACCCCACGCCATCACCGGTGTCATGA
- a CDS encoding ABC transporter ATP-binding protein, whose protein sequence is MLLPLLRTYLAAHRRALAGIVVLQFVGAFAALFLPRLNADIIDFGVTRGDIPYIVRVGGVMLAVAAVQIVCLIGAVYLSAKTATAVGAAVRRDVFRRVSGFSAREMGLFGAPSLITRNTNDVLQVQTLIMMVLTMLVLAPVMCVGGIIMAVREEIRLSWLIAVSVPALAFTMGFIIAKMIPAYQVMQSRIDTVNRVLREQITGVRVVRAFVREPWEMKRFAHANNELTDTALRVGRLLAIAFPAVMLILNVTFVGVIWFGGIEISAGRMQVGSLTAMINYLMLILMSIMFVTFMASQVPRAAVCADRIMEVLSTPSSITYPADPVTAMPTPGTVEFRDTTFCYPGAEKPVIENISFTVTPGTTTALIGATGSGKSTVMHLIPRLIDATNGAVVVGGVDVRDLDPSVLRSSLGYIPQRAFLFSGTIASNLRYGKPDATDSELWEALEIAQAAGFVQAMPDGLDTAVAQGGTTVSGGQRQRLAIARALVRKPSVYLFDDSFSALDVATDARLRAALEPHTRNSAVLIVGQRIATIKNADQILVLEGGRIVGLGTHDQLVQTCAEYRETVESQLVVQ, encoded by the coding sequence GTGCTGCTTCCACTACTGAGAACGTACCTAGCAGCGCATCGGAGGGCACTCGCGGGAATTGTCGTGCTGCAGTTCGTCGGCGCCTTCGCTGCGCTGTTTCTGCCCCGGCTGAATGCAGACATCATCGACTTCGGAGTCACCCGCGGTGACATCCCGTACATCGTGCGGGTTGGTGGCGTGATGCTCGCCGTGGCTGCAGTGCAGATCGTCTGTCTGATTGGTGCGGTGTATCTGTCGGCGAAGACAGCGACCGCAGTCGGGGCTGCGGTGCGGCGGGATGTGTTCCGCCGCGTCAGCGGGTTCTCCGCCCGCGAGATGGGGCTCTTCGGGGCGCCGTCGCTCATCACCCGCAACACCAACGATGTCCTTCAGGTGCAGACCCTGATCATGATGGTGCTGACCATGCTCGTTCTGGCTCCAGTGATGTGTGTTGGCGGCATCATCATGGCTGTGCGGGAGGAAATCCGGCTGTCGTGGCTGATCGCCGTGAGCGTGCCCGCACTCGCGTTCACGATGGGTTTCATCATCGCGAAGATGATCCCGGCCTATCAGGTCATGCAGTCGCGAATCGACACCGTGAACCGGGTGCTGCGCGAACAGATCACCGGGGTGCGGGTCGTGCGTGCTTTCGTACGTGAACCCTGGGAGATGAAGCGGTTCGCCCACGCCAACAACGAACTCACCGACACTGCGCTCCGTGTGGGCCGCCTACTGGCGATCGCGTTTCCCGCCGTCATGCTGATATTGAACGTGACATTTGTCGGCGTGATCTGGTTCGGTGGCATCGAGATCAGTGCTGGACGAATGCAGGTCGGTTCACTGACAGCAATGATCAACTACTTGATGCTGATCCTGATGTCCATCATGTTCGTCACATTCATGGCGTCACAGGTACCGCGCGCGGCTGTCTGCGCGGACCGCATCATGGAAGTGCTGAGCACGCCCTCGTCAATTACCTACCCGGCTGACCCTGTCACGGCAATGCCGACTCCTGGCACGGTTGAATTCCGCGACACCACCTTCTGTTACCCCGGCGCGGAAAAGCCAGTCATCGAGAACATTTCGTTCACGGTCACGCCCGGCACGACGACGGCCCTCATCGGCGCGACCGGATCCGGGAAATCTACCGTAATGCACCTCATCCCGCGCCTGATAGACGCGACGAACGGTGCCGTGGTCGTCGGCGGGGTCGATGTCCGGGACCTCGACCCCTCGGTTCTACGATCATCGTTGGGATACATTCCGCAGCGGGCCTTCCTGTTCTCGGGCACTATCGCGTCGAACCTGCGCTACGGAAAGCCCGATGCCACAGACAGCGAACTCTGGGAAGCGCTGGAGATCGCGCAGGCGGCAGGCTTCGTTCAGGCGATGCCCGATGGCCTCGACACTGCCGTGGCGCAGGGTGGCACGACAGTGTCAGGCGGGCAGCGCCAGCGGCTCGCGATCGCCCGTGCGCTAGTCCGGAAACCCAGCGTCTACCTCTTCGACGACTCGTTCTCAGCGCTCGACGTCGCCACCGACGCGCGATTGCGCGCCGCGCTCGAACCGCACACGCGCAACTCTGCCGTCCTGATCGTCGGCCAGCGCATCGCCACCATCAAAAACGCCGACCAGATCCTCGTCCTCGAAGGCGGACGCATCGTCGGCCTCGGTACACATGACCAGCTTGTTCAAACCTGCGCCGAGTATCGGGAGACCGTCGAGTCACAGCTGGTGGTCCAATGA
- a CDS encoding haloacid dehalogenase type II, protein MANTNFRPKYVSFDCYGTLINFDIDPTTRRLLAGRLPEEQWPAFKKVFRGYRFDEVCGDYKPYEQILQDSFDRVCKRWGIGPTEGAGAEFAEAVRGWVAHEDVPAPLKLMGENYKMVILSNADDSFLDISVPKLGADFHAVHTAEQAQAYKPRYQAFEYMLDTLNAEPEDFLHVSSHTRYDMMPMHDMGFRNLVLLDRGYDPITAGYDYTTVNSLDELNKLLGL, encoded by the coding sequence ATGGCAAACACCAATTTCCGGCCGAAGTACGTCTCCTTCGACTGCTACGGCACGCTCATCAACTTCGACATCGATCCCACCACCCGCCGGCTGCTCGCGGGCCGTCTTCCTGAAGAGCAGTGGCCCGCGTTCAAGAAGGTATTCCGCGGGTACCGGTTCGACGAGGTCTGCGGCGACTACAAGCCCTACGAGCAGATCCTTCAGGATTCCTTTGACCGGGTGTGCAAGCGGTGGGGCATTGGGCCGACCGAAGGCGCCGGTGCAGAGTTCGCTGAGGCTGTACGCGGCTGGGTTGCCCACGAGGACGTTCCGGCTCCGCTCAAGCTCATGGGCGAGAACTACAAGATGGTGATTCTGTCCAACGCAGACGACAGCTTCCTGGACATCAGCGTTCCGAAGCTCGGTGCCGACTTCCACGCCGTCCACACAGCCGAGCAGGCCCAGGCCTACAAGCCGCGCTACCAGGCGTTCGAGTACATGCTGGACACCCTGAACGCCGAGCCGGAGGACTTCCTCCACGTCTCCTCGCACACCCGGTACGACATGATGCCAATGCACGACATGGGCTTCCGGAACCTGGTGCTGCTGGACCGTGGCTACGACCCCATCACCGCGGGCTACGACTACACCACCGTCAATTCTCTCGACGAGCTCAACAAACTCCTCGGTCTCTGA
- the aspA gene encoding aspartate ammonia-lyase, which translates to MAHMTASSLLETIGARTETDFMGARKIPAAAYWGIQTLRAVENFSITGTTISVYPLLIRALAQIKHAAVLANFELGLIDQTKKDAIQQACENIEQGQLLDQFVVDVIQGGAGTSTNMNANEVIANRALEILGLDRGEYSTIHPNGDVNMGQSTNDVYPTAIRIATIQGTQSLLSAMAHLRRALERKAAEFDDVVKMGRTQLQDAVPMTLGQEFSTYAVMVDEDERRIREGLVHLHEINLGATAIGTGINTHREYAANVCAHLRRITGLPLVTSSNLVEATQDCGAFVLFSGMLKRVAVKLSKVCNDLRLLASGPRAGFAEINLPPRQAGSSIMPGKVNPVIPEVVNQVAFDVIGNDLTITMAAEAGQLQLNAFEPIIARSLFASLTSLTSACTSLADLCIDGITANKEYLRTQVEASIGVVTVLNPLIGYDAATTIARQALASGRSVTSLVLESGLLTAHELDEVLRPERLANPQSDSGERALA; encoded by the coding sequence ATGGCACACATGACCGCTTCGTCCCTCTTGGAAACCATCGGCGCCAGAACCGAAACCGACTTCATGGGTGCCCGGAAGATCCCAGCTGCCGCGTACTGGGGTATCCAGACACTCCGCGCGGTAGAAAACTTTTCGATCACTGGTACGACGATTTCCGTGTATCCGCTGCTCATTCGGGCGCTAGCGCAGATTAAACACGCGGCCGTCCTGGCGAACTTCGAGTTGGGCTTGATCGATCAAACGAAAAAGGATGCAATCCAGCAGGCCTGCGAAAACATCGAACAGGGCCAACTACTGGACCAATTCGTTGTGGACGTCATCCAGGGTGGCGCCGGAACCTCGACGAACATGAACGCTAACGAGGTCATCGCCAACCGCGCGCTGGAGATTCTCGGGCTCGATAGGGGCGAGTACTCCACGATTCACCCCAATGGGGACGTCAATATGGGTCAGTCGACGAATGACGTTTATCCCACCGCGATACGGATCGCTACCATCCAGGGCACCCAGAGTTTGCTGTCAGCAATGGCGCACCTCCGCCGCGCGCTGGAGCGCAAGGCCGCCGAGTTCGATGATGTAGTGAAGATGGGCAGAACCCAGCTGCAGGACGCGGTGCCAATGACCCTAGGTCAGGAGTTCAGCACCTACGCGGTGATGGTGGATGAGGACGAACGCCGGATCCGCGAAGGGCTGGTTCACCTGCACGAAATCAACCTTGGTGCGACCGCGATCGGCACGGGTATCAACACCCATCGTGAGTACGCAGCGAATGTCTGCGCCCACCTGCGGCGAATTACCGGTTTGCCCTTGGTGACGTCGAGCAATCTCGTCGAAGCAACCCAGGACTGCGGGGCTTTCGTGCTGTTCTCCGGAATGCTCAAGCGGGTCGCAGTCAAGCTCTCGAAAGTCTGCAACGATTTGCGCCTGTTGGCGTCCGGGCCCAGAGCCGGTTTCGCCGAAATCAATCTTCCCCCACGGCAGGCGGGATCGAGCATCATGCCCGGAAAGGTGAACCCGGTGATTCCGGAAGTAGTCAACCAGGTTGCCTTCGACGTTATCGGTAATGACCTCACTATTACGATGGCGGCCGAGGCAGGACAGTTGCAGCTGAACGCCTTTGAACCGATCATCGCGCGATCACTCTTCGCCAGTTTGACTTCACTCACTTCGGCATGCACCAGCCTGGCTGATCTCTGCATCGACGGAATCACCGCCAACAAGGAGTATCTGCGCACCCAGGTCGAAGCAAGCATCGGGGTCGTCACCGTCCTCAACCCGCTCATTGGTTACGACGCGGCCACCACAATTGCCCGGCAGGCTCTCGCCAGCGGCCGCAGCGTCACCTCACTGGTGCTCGAGAGTGGACTGCTGACCGCACACGAACTTGACGAAGTCTTGCGGCCCGAACGTCTGGCAAACCCGCAATCCGACTCTGGCGAGCGCGCTCTAGCGTAA
- a CDS encoding D-2-hydroxyacid dehydrogenase, with protein sequence MTTAAERTRPIVAVLYREALPPRLAEIEELSDVRLTTADGLAKALDGADVLYQWHSFSPALRENWDAAASLRWVHVSAAGVSQLLFDELIRSDIAYTNSRGVLSRAIAEFALGFVLDMAKDAQTSFRLQQQHRWRHRTTRKLQGQSALVVGTGSIGREIARLFEAVGIEVSGAGRSSRSGDGDFRQIHSSRDLASVVRDYDYLVLAAPLTPETRGLVSAQVLASMKPTASLINVGRGELVDTDALTGALASAGIAGAALDVVHPEPLPEGHALWGMDNVIITPHMSGDTDDYLDDLGQLFVDNLRRYCNGAPLQNVVDKALGFVSA encoded by the coding sequence ATGACCACGGCAGCGGAACGCACCCGCCCGATCGTCGCCGTCCTCTACCGGGAGGCCCTGCCGCCCCGGCTGGCGGAGATCGAGGAGCTATCCGACGTTCGGCTGACCACAGCCGACGGCCTCGCCAAGGCCCTCGACGGCGCGGATGTGTTGTACCAATGGCACTCATTCTCGCCTGCCTTGCGGGAAAACTGGGATGCGGCCGCGTCCCTGCGCTGGGTTCATGTTTCGGCGGCGGGTGTCAGCCAACTCCTGTTCGACGAACTGATCCGCAGCGACATCGCCTACACCAACTCCCGGGGCGTCCTGAGTCGGGCCATCGCCGAATTCGCGCTCGGATTCGTCCTGGACATGGCCAAGGATGCGCAGACCTCGTTCCGGCTGCAGCAGCAACACCGCTGGCGGCACCGCACAACTCGGAAGCTTCAGGGGCAGTCCGCACTGGTGGTCGGCACCGGATCTATCGGCCGCGAAATCGCGCGCCTATTCGAGGCTGTGGGCATCGAGGTCAGCGGCGCCGGCCGGTCTAGCAGGAGTGGTGATGGCGATTTCCGTCAGATTCATAGCTCCAGAGATCTGGCCAGCGTTGTCCGCGACTATGACTACCTCGTGCTTGCAGCCCCGCTGACTCCCGAAACGCGTGGTTTAGTCAGCGCCCAAGTCCTAGCATCCATGAAACCGACCGCGAGCCTCATCAATGTAGGACGCGGAGAACTGGTGGATACGGATGCTCTGACGGGAGCATTGGCGTCCGCCGGGATCGCGGGGGCCGCCCTCGACGTCGTGCATCCCGAGCCATTACCCGAAGGACACGCGCTCTGGGGCATGGACAACGTCATCATCACCCCACATATGAGTGGGGACACCGACGACTACCTCGATGATCTCGGGCAGCTGTTTGTCGACAATTTGCGGCGGTATTGCAATGGCGCACCTCTGCAGAACGTCGTGGACAAGGCCCTCGGGTTTGTCTCCGCGTGA
- a CDS encoding NAD(P)/FAD-dependent oxidoreductase: MKLTPYWLDTAEPSGDYRRTPVPEKVDVAIIGAGFTGLSAALEFAKQGTTVAVLDRHTVGWGASGRNGGMATTGLAISFNTAVKRYGDARAVDMFREYNDAIDTIEKLVRDNGINCDFQRFGKLSLAFHPSHYEGMLKSQEQLADLADYKVTTIPKSEIHSEIGSDFYQGAMLDPLGAGLHVGKFVHGLAGAAADAGAIICENAAVTELRKVSGTAHDVHTTRGVIRASQVLVATSGYTGAVTPWLQRRVIPVGSFIIVTEPLPEDVVNRILPNRRQASDSKLLTYYFRITPDNRLLFGGRARFALSSPDSDVKSGKILRKAMLELFPYLSNVKVDYTWGGLVDISMDQMVHAGVHDGVFYSLCYSGHGVQMAAHMGKNMVRYMGGDKSANVWEDLKNPPVPGHFGPPWFLPFIGGAAKIIDRIK, translated from the coding sequence GTGAAACTCACCCCATACTGGCTGGATACTGCCGAACCCTCCGGCGACTACCGCCGTACCCCTGTGCCCGAGAAGGTCGACGTCGCCATCATCGGCGCCGGATTTACCGGACTTTCGGCTGCGCTCGAGTTCGCAAAGCAAGGCACCACCGTCGCTGTTCTCGACCGGCACACAGTGGGATGGGGAGCATCAGGCCGCAACGGGGGAATGGCGACAACCGGGCTGGCGATCAGCTTCAACACAGCGGTCAAACGGTACGGGGACGCTCGTGCCGTGGACATGTTCCGCGAGTACAACGACGCGATCGACACCATCGAGAAACTGGTGCGGGACAACGGCATCAACTGCGACTTCCAGCGCTTCGGGAAGCTCTCACTGGCCTTCCATCCCTCCCACTATGAAGGGATGCTCAAATCGCAAGAGCAGCTGGCTGACCTCGCGGACTACAAGGTCACCACCATCCCCAAATCTGAAATCCACAGCGAAATCGGCTCTGACTTCTATCAAGGAGCGATGCTCGATCCGCTCGGCGCCGGACTGCACGTGGGGAAATTCGTGCATGGCCTCGCCGGGGCAGCAGCTGATGCAGGAGCCATAATCTGCGAAAATGCGGCTGTAACCGAATTGCGCAAGGTTTCAGGCACTGCGCACGATGTGCACACCACTCGGGGCGTCATCCGGGCGAGTCAAGTGCTGGTGGCCACCAGTGGCTACACAGGCGCTGTCACACCGTGGCTGCAGCGGCGCGTAATCCCGGTGGGGAGTTTCATCATCGTGACTGAGCCGCTGCCAGAGGACGTTGTCAATCGCATCCTGCCAAACCGGCGGCAGGCATCGGACAGTAAGTTGCTCACCTACTACTTCCGCATCACTCCTGACAACAGGCTCTTGTTCGGTGGCCGCGCCCGGTTCGCGCTTTCCAGCCCGGACTCGGACGTCAAGAGCGGCAAGATCTTGCGTAAGGCCATGCTTGAGCTGTTCCCCTACCTTTCGAATGTCAAGGTGGACTACACGTGGGGTGGGCTAGTCGATATCTCTATGGACCAGATGGTCCATGCAGGCGTTCATGACGGAGTGTTCTATTCCCTCTGCTACAGCGGCCACGGCGTCCAGATGGCGGCCCACATGGGCAAAAACATGGTCCGCTACATGGGCGGTGACAAGTCCGCGAACGTCTGGGAAGACCTGAAGAACCCGCCCGTACCGGGACATTTTGGCCCACCTTGGTTCCTGCCGTTCATCGGTGGAGCCGCGAAGATCATCGATCGCATCAAATAG
- a CDS encoding aldehyde dehydrogenase family protein, giving the protein MVPSISFVDTLPETVVSRSEIADLPGGAFFEGKWQSADMTLEVRDPEDGFLVGRVCTSTPQDVRRAITHIQRHLELDRWPLRARRQALEKATRLLAEQHVRFANIIAAESSKTITEAEREVCRCIETLRLSAAASSELTGSTLNFEDSLATGNKIGWYSRKPVGIVAAITPFNDPLNLVAHKLGPALIAGNGVILKPSVRTPLSGLALVQLLVEAGVPSGRIAAIVGGPGVAEAVVTDDNIDLISFTGGPQTAERIAAAAGAKKILSELGGNNATIVCADADAAHAADAIVAGAFGVAGQNCLSVQRVYVHTSLYEKVVDRVVRGTQALKAGPKFDRSTDVGPLISDEEARRVEEWVDEAAAAGASIHTGGRRRGSFFEPTVLTGVPAKCRVIRDEVFGPVVSIIPFVDISDAVRAANNSEYGLQAGVFTQSVDLALGIADKLHVGAVVINETSDIRIDSMPFGGFKKSGVGREGVRYAVHEMTEPKNTIVNLAESSSHWPFLGDLSDRATS; this is encoded by the coding sequence ATGGTTCCATCAATCAGTTTCGTTGACACGCTCCCGGAAACAGTCGTCAGCCGGTCAGAGATTGCCGACCTCCCTGGAGGCGCCTTCTTCGAAGGCAAATGGCAATCCGCTGACATGACGCTGGAGGTGCGGGATCCCGAGGATGGTTTCCTGGTAGGGCGCGTATGCACCTCAACGCCTCAGGACGTTCGGCGCGCGATCACCCACATTCAGCGGCATCTGGAACTCGACCGTTGGCCGCTGCGCGCGCGCCGTCAGGCCCTGGAGAAGGCAACTCGGCTCCTCGCCGAACAGCATGTACGCTTCGCCAACATCATTGCGGCGGAAAGCAGCAAGACCATCACGGAAGCCGAGCGGGAGGTCTGTCGATGCATCGAAACGCTTCGACTCTCAGCTGCCGCCTCCAGCGAACTCACCGGTTCAACGCTGAATTTCGAAGACAGTCTGGCCACCGGGAACAAGATCGGCTGGTACAGCCGCAAGCCGGTGGGGATTGTCGCGGCCATCACCCCGTTCAACGATCCACTCAACCTGGTGGCGCACAAACTGGGCCCGGCCCTGATCGCAGGCAACGGCGTCATCTTGAAACCCTCAGTGCGGACGCCGCTGAGCGGTCTGGCCCTGGTTCAGCTGCTCGTCGAAGCTGGAGTTCCGTCGGGACGCATTGCTGCGATCGTCGGTGGCCCGGGCGTTGCTGAAGCCGTGGTGACCGATGACAACATCGACCTGATCTCATTCACAGGCGGTCCGCAGACCGCTGAGCGCATCGCTGCCGCCGCTGGCGCCAAGAAGATCCTCTCCGAACTCGGCGGGAACAATGCCACGATAGTCTGCGCCGACGCGGATGCGGCCCACGCAGCCGATGCGATCGTTGCTGGAGCTTTCGGCGTTGCTGGACAAAACTGCCTCTCGGTGCAGCGAGTGTATGTACACACCTCCCTCTACGAGAAGGTTGTGGATCGCGTTGTCCGTGGCACGCAGGCGCTCAAGGCAGGTCCGAAGTTCGACCGTAGCACCGATGTGGGGCCGCTCATTTCCGACGAGGAAGCCCGCCGTGTCGAGGAGTGGGTTGACGAGGCCGCCGCGGCTGGTGCCTCGATCCACACCGGTGGGCGCCGGCGAGGCTCCTTCTTCGAACCCACCGTTCTGACCGGCGTTCCAGCGAAGTGCCGAGTCATTCGTGATGAGGTTTTCGGTCCGGTTGTGAGCATCATTCCGTTCGTTGATATTTCCGATGCCGTTCGCGCAGCCAACAATTCCGAGTACGGGCTTCAGGCAGGCGTATTCACCCAATCCGTGGATCTCGCCCTGGGCATTGCCGACAAACTGCACGTGGGTGCGGTGGTGATCAACGAAACTAGCGACATTCGAATCGATTCCATGCCGTTCGGCGGGTTCAAGAAATCCGGTGTAGGCCGGGAAGGGGTGCGGTACGCCGTACACGAAATGACCGAACCCAAAAACACTATCGTCAACCTCGCAGAGTCGTCCTCACACTGGCCGTTCCTCGGCGATCTGTCGGATCGGGCAACATCATGA